A region from the Clostridium beijerinckii genome encodes:
- the hydA gene encoding dihydropyrimidinase produces the protein MIIIKNGTIVTESESYFSDIMIENNKISCIGTNLFNDNAEIIDASGMYVIPGAVDVHTHMDLQSGSNRSIDDFYTGTVAAVCGGTTSIIDHVAFGPKNCALRHQIDEYHELANGKAVIDYGFHGVIQHVNDEVLSEMESLVKEGISSFKIYMTYDFKLDDASILKVLKKAKELGVIIAVHAENNDVINDLRENYVSNGCLEAIYHAKSRPDHCEAEAISRVLHIAALAGDAPIYIVHTSTEKGLDEIRKARAQGQKNIFSETCTQYLTMTAEKYLEPDNNGLKYVMSPPLRHKNDVDALWKGVQDGAIDVIATDHCSFKLKGDKEKGINDFTKCPNGAPGVAERVMVIFSEGVMKKKISINRFVELLCTKPARIYGLYPQKGSLIPGADADITIINPNSEYTLTRSMLHGAVDYTCFEGMKLKGDINTVIQNGKVAYKNNEFFGKKGDGKFIRRKVIE, from the coding sequence ATGATTATTATAAAAAATGGAACGATTGTAACTGAATCAGAAAGCTATTTTTCAGATATTATGATAGAAAATAATAAAATATCTTGTATTGGAACAAATTTGTTTAATGACAATGCAGAAATTATTGATGCTTCTGGAATGTATGTAATTCCTGGAGCTGTGGATGTGCATACTCATATGGATTTACAATCTGGAAGCAATCGTTCAATAGATGATTTTTATACTGGAACTGTTGCAGCGGTTTGTGGTGGAACTACAAGTATTATTGACCATGTAGCCTTTGGACCTAAAAATTGTGCACTTCGTCACCAAATTGATGAATATCATGAATTGGCTAATGGAAAAGCAGTAATTGATTATGGTTTTCATGGAGTAATACAGCATGTAAATGATGAGGTCTTATCTGAGATGGAGTCTCTGGTTAAAGAAGGAATTTCTAGTTTTAAGATTTATATGACATATGATTTTAAACTGGATGATGCTTCAATTTTAAAAGTATTAAAAAAGGCTAAAGAATTGGGAGTAATTATTGCTGTACATGCTGAAAATAATGATGTTATAAATGATCTTAGAGAAAATTATGTTTCAAATGGTTGCTTAGAGGCAATATACCATGCAAAATCACGACCAGACCACTGTGAAGCAGAGGCAATTAGCAGAGTGCTACATATTGCAGCATTGGCAGGAGATGCTCCAATTTATATTGTCCATACTTCTACTGAAAAAGGATTGGATGAGATAAGAAAAGCAAGAGCACAGGGTCAAAAGAATATTTTTTCTGAAACTTGCACTCAGTACCTAACGATGACAGCAGAAAAATACCTTGAGCCAGATAATAATGGATTAAAATATGTAATGTCTCCGCCTTTACGCCACAAGAATGATGTTGATGCTCTTTGGAAAGGAGTACAAGATGGTGCAATTGATGTAATTGCTACTGATCACTGTTCGTTCAAACTAAAAGGAGATAAGGAAAAAGGAATTAATGATTTTACAAAATGCCCTAATGGGGCTCCTGGAGTTGCTGAACGAGTAATGGTGATTTTCTCTGAAGGTGTTATGAAAAAGAAAATTTCAATTAATCGTTTTGTAGAACTTTTATGTACAAAACCTGCTAGAATTTATGGGCTTTATCCTCAAAAAGGATCTTTAATTCCTGGAGCCGATGCTGATATTACTATTATTAATCCAAATTCTGAATATACTCTTACAAGAAGTATGCTTCATGGAGCAGTAGATTACACATGTTTTGAAGGCATGAAGTTAAAGGGCGATATTAATACTGTAATACAGAATGGTAAAGTAGCTTATAAAAACAATGA
- the arcC gene encoding carbamate kinase, with protein sequence MMSKIVIALGGNALGKTLDEQMESVKFTAKSIVDLIESGNQVVVTHGNGPQVGMINSEMNEMPLTMCVAMSQAYIGYDLQNAIREEVLSRNLKIPVVTLITQTLVDPNDSAFLNPTKPIGRFYSKEEAEKLEKTGLVMIEDSGRGYRQVVSSPKPIDIIEKETILELMSAGEIVIAGGGGGIPVIEVEHNHLKGVPAVIDKDFEAALLAEEIGADYLIILTAVEKVAVNFGKPDVKWLDSLTMEEANKYIEEGQFAPGSMLPKVQAALQFVSSGEGKTALITLLGKVNDGILGKTGTHFKM encoded by the coding sequence GTGATGAGCAAGATTGTAATAGCACTAGGTGGAAATGCACTAGGAAAAACATTAGACGAACAGATGGAATCTGTAAAATTTACTGCTAAAAGCATTGTAGATTTAATTGAAAGTGGAAATCAAGTGGTTGTAACTCATGGTAATGGACCACAAGTAGGAATGATAAATTCAGAAATGAATGAAATGCCATTAACAATGTGTGTTGCGATGAGTCAAGCATACATTGGATATGATTTACAAAATGCGATTAGAGAAGAAGTTTTATCACGTAATTTAAAGATTCCTGTAGTAACTCTTATTACTCAAACTCTTGTTGATCCTAATGACAGCGCATTTTTAAATCCTACAAAGCCAATTGGACGTTTTTATAGCAAAGAGGAAGCTGAAAAATTAGAAAAGACTGGATTAGTAATGATAGAAGACTCTGGTAGAGGATATAGACAAGTAGTATCGTCTCCAAAGCCAATTGACATAATTGAAAAAGAAACTATTTTAGAATTAATGTCAGCTGGAGAAATAGTTATCGCAGGTGGCGGTGGCGGAATTCCTGTTATAGAAGTAGAGCATAATCATTTAAAAGGTGTACCGGCAGTAATTGATAAGGACTTTGAAGCAGCGTTGTTAGCTGAAGAAATCGGTGCAGATTATTTAATTATTTTAACAGCAGTGGAAAAAGTTGCTGTTAACTTTGGAAAACCAGATGTTAAATGGTTGGATTCACTTACAATGGAAGAAGCTAATAAGTATATTGAAGAAGGCCAATTTGCACCAGGATCTATGTTACCAAAAGTACAAGCAGCTTTACAATTTGTCTCTTCAGGAGAAGGAAAGACTGCACTTATTACGCTTTTGGGAAAAGTAAATGATGGAATTCTAGGTAAAACAGGTACACACTTTAAAATGTAA